A single window of Nematostella vectensis chromosome 4, jaNemVect1.1, whole genome shotgun sequence DNA harbors:
- the LOC5508859 gene encoding F-box/LRR-repeat protein 7, producing the protein MSSIKKKKNEVEIISNDSKKQEKPSIERLPDSVLLQVFSFLSQRSLCKLALVCKRWRDIAFDGSLWRDVSLGGLRHYYIRSLIGKPLGRQLKILSLWTCTVSPENITALSKHCQQLEEFYLRRNTIKMQKMRSLRRPRFPRLLILDARDLQENAGFVMKMIRYTPSIEKLALDSSMDGYFDSSVFENTPHLQALDCSRCLAVADKDLGVVAMSCPKLEYLTLVRCYGISGTSLPSIIRSCVRLKSLSLAYTSVTNEAFQSCNFQHSELRELDLSHCPGVSSTGVLSVVTKLKDMTYLNVNGCSYGFGVDRQILRALTCYTSLQVLDRDALDTTQGADDDLVAITERCARLEVLRINKGIATVNGLKQCLKNLTHLKRFGIVNFRRDYLDRGMEVEHVLNALARCCCKLEVLELGDFRDRENRRKINAFTRLMRKCRALNKIAIFTDNRDMFVMAAEGRIRAKRENIRLIQPTMMCPTPRVVTPLPTGCFDRVVYGDRFCTDHDDPWKARLYF; encoded by the coding sequence ATGTCCTCtattaagaagaaaaaaaatgaggttgaaattatttcaaatgatAGCAAGAAACAAGAAAAGCCCTCGATCGAGAGGTTACCAGATAGCGTTCTACTGCAGGTTTTCTCATTTCTTTCCCAGCGAAGTCTTTGTAAACTTGCGCTAGTGTGCAAGCGATGGAGAGACATCGCATTTGATGGCTCGCTTTGGCGCGACGTCAGTCTTGGTGGTCTGCGGCACTACTACATACGAAGTCTGATCGGCAAGCCCTTGGGGAGGCAACTTAAGATTTTatccttgtggacatgcactGTCAGCCCTGAAAACATTACTGCTTTGTCCAAGCACTGCCAGCAACTTGAGGAGTTCTACCTTCGACGAAACACGATCAAGATGCAGAAGATGAGAAGCCTTAGACGACCGCGATTTCCGCGGCTTTTGATTCTAGATGCCAGGGACCTGCAGGAAAACGCAGGCTTCGTGATGAAAATGATACGATACACGCCAAGCATTGAAAAGCTTGCGTTAGACAGCAGcatggatggttattttgactCTTCGGTTTTCGAGAACACGCCTCACTTACAAGCGCTTGACTGCTCGCGTTGTTTAGCTGTGGCCGACAAGGATTTGGGCGTGGTTGCAATGTCGTGTCCCAAGCTGGAATACCTTACCTTGGTTCGATGTTATGGTATCAGTGGCACTAGTTTGCCAAGCATCATACGCAGCTGTGTGCGTCTCAAGTCACTTTCCCTCGCTTACACTTCGGTGACAAACGAAGCCTTCCAGTCATGCAACTTTCAGCACAGCGAGCTGAGAGAGCTTGATTTGTCTCACTGCCCGGGAGTCAGCAGCACCGGGGTTTTATCCGTAGTTACTAAACTCAAAGACATGACTTATCTTAACGTTAACGGCTGCAGTTACGGATTCGGCGTAGATAGACAGATCCTGCGTGCGTTAACGTGTTACACATCACTACAAGTACTAGACCGCGACGCACTCGATACCACTCAAGGCGCTGACGACGACCTCGTCGCTATCACTGAACGGTGCGCTAGACTCGAAGTTCTACGAATAAACAAAGGCATTGCCACAGTAAATGGACTCAAGCAGTGTCTGAAGAACTTGACGCATTTAAAGCGTTTCGGTATCGTTAACTTTAGGCGGGATTATTTGGACCGCGGCATGGAGGTGGAGCACGTGCTCAACGCCTTAGCAAGGTGCTGCTGCAAGCTGGAAGTGCTTGAACTTGGGGACTTTAGAGACAGGGAAAATCGCAGGAAGATTAACGCGTTTACAAGACTAATGCGCAAGTGCCGAGCACTCAACAAGATCGCGATCTTTACGGATAACAGGGACATGTTCGTGATGGCTGCAGAAGGGCGGATCCGAGCCAAGCGAGAAAACATTCGCCTCATCCAGCCCACGATGATGTGTCCGACCCCTCGCGTCgttacccccctccccacggGGTGTTTTGACCGGGTAGTGTACGGAGATCGGTTCTGTACGGATCACGACGATCCGTGGAAGGCGAGGTTATATTTCTGA